Part of the Candidatus Dormiibacterota bacterium genome is shown below.
GCCCGCAGAGCTCGCCCACCCGGAGCCCCGTGTCCGCCAGCAGCCGGATGATCAGCTTGTCCCGTTCCGTCGGCGCCGCATCTTCGAGGCGCTCGATCTCCTCCCGGGAGAGCACGTCGAGCACCCGGCGGGTCAGCCGGGGCAGCTGCGGCGTCGCCTTCACCGCCTCCCCCGCCTTCGCCGCCCATTTCAGGAACTGTCGCACCGCCTCACGTAGCTGTGGACGGTGTCCTTCGAGAGCGGCTTCCCCCGCTTGCCCCCCTCCTCGAGGAGCCCGGAGGTGAACCGGTCGAGCGCCCGCTGGTCCAGCTGGTCGACCGTCTCGATGCCGACCCGGGCGCACCAGGGCAGGAACACCTCCTGGAGGCTATAGGCGCAGGCCTGGCTCACCGTCGAGGGCGCCAGCCCCCGGGCCCGGCAGGAGGCGAGGTAGTCGCGGACCAGCCCCTCGAGCAGCGTCGGCGCCGGCGGCGCCGCAACCTTCAGGTTTGGGCATCTTGAGGCCTCTCGACGGCCGTTTCAAGACCGAGCAGGCAACCGCTGCAACTGAACTCGGAGAGGACCGGTGGAGCGGGAGACGAGACTCGAACTCGCGACATCCAGCTTGGAAGGCTAGCGCTCTACCAACTGAGCTACTCCCGCTCGGAGAAGCTCAGGATACCGGTGGCGGGGGCTCGGAGTGCGTCCGGGTGCTCTCGTCGACCCAGACGGCGCCGCCCTCACCGTGCTCCTTCTTCCAGATGGGGACGTCGGATTTGAGGGTGTCGATGGCGTAGCGGCAGGCCTCGAAGGCCTCGGCGCGGTGGGGGGCGGAGGCGCTCACGACCACGCTGGCCTCACCGATCTCCAGGGTGCCGGTGCGGTGCCAGAGGGCGACGGCGGTGGCGCCGGTGCGGCGCAGCGCCTCCTCGCCGATGAGGCGCATCCGGGGCTCGGCCATCTCCGGATAGGCCTCGTACTCGAGGCGCTCGACGGCGCGGCCCTCGGCGTGGTTCCGCACCACCCCGGTGAAGGTGCACACCCCGCCGTCCTCATCGGTGCGAACCAGCGCCTCCGCGGCGGCGGCGTCGAGCACGTCGGTGGTGAGCAGCACGTGGACCCCGGGCCGTCCGCCCTCGGGGGTGCCGCCGGCGACCGGGGGGATGAAGGCGACCGAGTCGCCCGAGCGCACCGGGTCGTCCCAGCCGGCGTACTCCTCGTTGACGGCGACCCGCACCCCGGCGTCGCCGCCGCGCAGCCGGGGGTGCCGCTCCACCGCCGCGTCCCAGACGCTTCGGACCGTCGCGCCGGTGGGCACGGTCAACTCCAGCGACCGCTCCGCGGCGAGCTCGCGGAGCCGGGCGAAGAGGAGCACCTGCACGGTCAGCGCTACGGCCATGGGACCCGAGAGTACGCCACCGGCGCGGGCAGGCGTCGCCGGCTCAGGTGCGGAAGAGGTCGCGGGCGGGGTCCCGCTGGAGCTCGGCGGAGCCATTCCCCTCCCCCTCCCAGCGCAGCCCGCGCACCACGGCCACGGGCACCCCGTCGACCTTGCCCATCACCAGCTCCGCCGCGGACGCGATCTCGTCGGCGCTGGCGAGGACCGAGGCGTTCATCAGCTGGCCGGAGCTGTCGACCAGACCGCGGTGGTCGGTGAGCGCGGGCATCCCGGCGACCCCGATGGCGACGTTGACCTGGGCCTCACGGAAGGGCCGGCCGAAGCTGTCGCAGACGACCACGCCGAGGGGGCCGCCGCCGGCGGCGGCGAGCCAGGCGGCGCGGAGGGCGGCCGCCGAGCCGTCGGGGTCGCGGGGCAGGAGGGTGACGGTGTCGGTGCCCGGGACGTTGCTGCGGTCGACCCCGGCGTTGGCGCACACCAGGCCGGTCACGGTCTCGCAGACCAGAACCCCGGGGCCCGCCCGGAGCACCCGCCGGGTCTCGCCGAGCACCACCTCGGTCAGCCGGGGGTCACCGCCGGTGCGCTCGGCGAGCTCGACCGCGGCGGCGGAGGGCGAGACCGAGTCCAGCTCGACGAGCCGGCCCTCCGCCTTGCTCACCACCTTGTGGGTGACCACCACCACGTCCCAGGGGCGCAGCGCGAGCGCTGAGCGGTCGACGGCGGCGAGCACCAGGGCGGCGAGGTCGTCGCCGGGCCGCAGCTCGGGGAGCCCACGGACGGCGTGGATCTCGAGCGCCCCGGCGGCGCGGACTCCCGGTGCGGGAGCGGTCAGCCGACCGCCCGCCGTCCCGCCAGACCGAGCTGGCGGAGCACGTGGAAGGTCGCGGTGGGCCGGGGATCGGAGATCACCCCGACCAGGTCCTCCGGGCGGTCGCAGTCGATCCGCAGCGAGGGCAGGTCGAGCACCTCGAAGCGCAGCCGCTCGGCCTCGGCGGCGGCCCGGTGACGTTCCAGGGAGTTGGGACCGAACCGCCAGATGTCGACGTCGAGCGGGCGCAGCGCCGCGGCGTTGGTGCCCTTGCCCTCGGCGTCGGGGGCACAGAGCAGGAAGCGGCCCCGCCGCATCGCCCGCTCCATGAGGGTGTGGAGGTCGTCGATGTCGAGCATCGCGCAGTCGGCGGCGATGGTCACCACCGCGGTGTGGCCTCGCTCCAGCGCCCAGGCGACCCCGGCGCGGAGCGCCGCGCTCTGACCGGCGCCGCGCTCGCGCACCACCGCCATGTCGTTGCGGGCGGCGAGGCGCGCCACCTCGGCGTCGCCGGCGACGACCACGCAGCGCGAGCGCTGGACCGCCCGTCCGGCGACCCTCAGGGTGTCTCCGGCCATCGCCAGGGCGAGCAGCCGCCGCTCCTCGCCGCCAAGCCGGCTGCTGAGGCGCTGCTTGGCGCCGAGCGTCGCCTTGATGGGGATGATCAGAGCGGGTCCGCTCACCGCAGGCATCCTCCCTCCGCACAGGCGGGCAGCCCCGCCCCGTCGTCGTCGAACCCGAGCTGGTCGCGCACCACCGCGGCCAGCGACACCGCCGCCTCCAGGCGGTCCATCACCGTCTCGGCGAGCACCGCGCGCATCCCCAGCGCCTCGACCCCGGGCACCGAGAGGGCGTCGCGCCGGTCGACCACCATCATGGCGCAGAAGTCGGCGTAGAGGCTGCCGACCCCGGCCGGGCCGGCCTCGACGCCGGCGTGGTGCAGCATCGCCACGGTGGGGCCCTTGAGCGCCCGCCCGTTGACCACCGGGCTGACCGCGACCGACTGGGGCACGGCGCGCAGGGCCTCGCGGATGCCCGGTACCGCGAGGATGGGGCCGATGCTGATCACCGGGTTGCTGGGGCAGACCACGACCGCGTCCGCCTCGGCGATCGCCTCGAGCACGCCGGGCGCGGGCCGCGACCGCTCGGCGCCCTCGAAGCGGATCGCCTCGATCTCCGGAGCGCAGCGCTCGCGCACGAAGTACTCCTGGAAATGAAGCTCGCCGAGCCCGGCGCAGCGGACCCGGGTGGTCACCGGGTCGTCGCTCATCGGCAGCACCCGCGCGGCCACCCCCAGCGCACGGCACTGGGCCGCCGTCACCTGCGAGAGCGGCTGCCCGGCGCGGCGGCGCTCGGTGCGCCAGACGTGGGTGCCGAGGTCGCGGTCGCCGAGCTGGAACCAGGTGTCGTCGCCGAGGAGCTCGAGCATCGTCAGCGCCTGCCAGGTCTCGCCGCGCAGGCCCCAGCCGCGCTCCTCGTCGTGGACGCCGGCGAGGCCGTACACCACGCTGTCGATGTCGGGCGAGACCAGCAGCCCGTGACGCTGGACGTCGTCCGCGGTGTTGACGATCACGGTGATTCCGGCCGGGTCGATGACCCGGGTCAGCCCTCGGAGGAACTTCGCGGCACCGGTTCCACCGGCCAGCGCGACCACCCGGGGGAACGGCGGAACCACGGCGAGGGGGCGGGACGATCGGGGCGTCGATGCGGGCATCGAACGGGGCCTCCGCACTCCTGGATCCAGCCTGCCGGGGCTCTCCCGCCACGCCGCCCTCCGCGGGTAGCACAGAGCCTGCAGTGTACCGGAGAGGTCAGCCGGCGCCGGTCTTGATCGCTCGCAGGCTCAGCAGGACGACCGCGACGCAGCCGCCGAGCAGCGCCAGGTGCTCGCCGCGCTCGTCGCTGCGCGAGCCGATGAGCATCGCCGCGGGGAGCGACAGCAGCACCGCCGGCCCGTAGATGAAGTGGAGGCTGTCATGGGGCCGGTTCCCGCCCACGGCGAGGGCGATCCCGAGCACCGCCTGCACGGCGATCACCGCCTCGCTCAGCATCACGTAGACGCGCAGCCCTGGGCTGGCGGTGCGCCGGAAGACGCACCACGCAGCCCAGAGGGCGCCCACGACGCCCAACAGCTGGACCCCCTCGGCGAGCCGCTGGTGAACGGTGACCATCAGCGCGCGCCCCGGTGAGGGCCCGCGTCGGTGGTCACGCTCGGGATCGCGCCGCGGTCAGGAGCAGGACTTGGCGGTGCCGGCCTGGTCGGCGGTCTGGAAGCTGTGGCCGCAGCCGCAGGTCTTCACCGCCTGGGGGTTGTTGACGGTGAACCCGCCACCCATGAGCGCGTCGACGTAGTCGATCTCGGCGCCGTCGATGTACTGGGCCGAGAAGGAGTCGACGTACACGGCGAGTCCTTCGAACTCGGCCACGTCGTCATCGGGACGCGGGGGGTTCTCGTCGAGGCCCATCCCGTAGGAGAAGCCAGAGCACCCACCATCCTGGACGAACACGCGGAGACCGACCTTCTGACCCGGCTCACTGCTCGAGACCAGGTTCTTGAGCTGGGAGAGGGCTGCTTCGCTGACGGTGACCATGCTGCTGGAACCTCACAGTTCAGAAATATCCGACAGGTGCCGACCACGGGGCGAGCCCTGACGGCGACTCTACTGTACCGCCTGACGCCGTCCCGAAACCCTCCGTAGCGTGTATTTCTCGGCGGCCACTCGAACGAGTGTACGCCGCGCGCCCCCTCAGACCTTGCGGTACTCGGGCACCCAGGAGCCGTCGTCGAGCCGGCGGAAGTCCTGGAACAGGCCCGGCGCCTCCGCCACCATGAGCTCGGCGAGCGTCCCGAAGATCAGGCGCATCTCCTCCTCCGCTCCCGGGGCGGTGCGCATCTCGATGACGTGGCGCAGGGTCCGCAGGTTCATGGTCATCACCAGGTCGGTGCTCAGCCCGCACGGGGCCAGCCGCCGGAGCGCCGACGTGACCTCCTTCTTGACGTGGAAGGGGATGCCCTGGGCGTCGATCTCGAGCGCCCGGGCCGCCTCCACCTGGAACTCCTCCAGCCGCTCGACGATCTCGACGCACTCGCGCCGCAGCGGCTCGAGCGCGGGCGGGATGCGGAAGCCGATGTCCACCAGCCGGACGTAGCGGAGGCTCTCCTGGCTGTAGGCGGCGCCGGCGCGGTGGCGGACGATCTCATGGGTCGCGACCCGAGATACGTCGCGGAGCGCGAACGAGTAGCTGGCATGCTCGAGGACGCTGCCATGGGCGCTGCGAAGGATGTTCGCGAAGTACTCGCGGCGATCGCTCCGCACCCGGGTCACGTTGGGGTTGAGCCCCGGCTCCCAGCTGCGGTAGCAGGCCCGGCCGGCGAACTCGACGAGGAGCTCGCCGGGATTGACCGCCCCCTCGCCCTCGGCGAGGCGCCGGTCGAGCCAGGAGGCGCCGCCCACCTGCTCGAGGTAGGCGCGCATGCCCTCGAGATCGATCGAGGGCCGGGCGAGGAGATGGACGGACGGGCTGGTCTCGTGCATCGGGAACGGATGTTCGCAGATCGGTGGGCGCCCCTGCAGGGGCGGGACGGCGGTCCCCCTACAATGCGCCGCGATGGCCGAGCACGTCGTGGCTCCGCGCTTCCTCGCCGACGTGTACGAGGCCGCGAGCCGCTGCAACAAGTGCTCGCTCTGCCAGGCGGTGTGCCCCACCTACCTGGTGAACCCGGTCGAGTGGGAGACGGCGCGGGGCCGGGTGGCGCTGGTGCGCGACGCCATCGAGGGCAGGCTCGAGCTCCGCGACATCGCCGACGGCCCGCTGAGCACCTGCCTCACCTGCAACAACTGCGTGGCGGCCTGCGCCCCCGGGGTGCCCACCGGCGACATCGTCAGCCGCGCCCGCCAGGAGCTCCACGAGCAGGAGGGGCATCCCGCCGGCCGGACCCTGGTGCTCCGCTCGGTCCTCCCCCATCCGCGGATGCTCGGCCTCGCCCACCGGCTCTCCCGCACCGCCCAGGTGACCGGCCTTCACGCCCTGGCGCGCCACTCCGGGCTCACCCGCTGGCTCGGCACCGCCGGGGCCTTCATGGAGCACCTCGGCCCGCTGCCGGCGCGCACCGCCCACCATCGCGCCCGCGCGATCCCCGCCGCCGAGGGCACGCCCCGGGGCCGGGTGGCGCTCTTCGTCTGCTGCTACCAGAACGTGGCCGCACCGGAGGCGACCGAGGCGGTGATGCGGGTGCTCGCCGCCAGCGGCTTCGAGGTGGTGGTGCCGCGGCTGGGCTGCAGCGGCCTCCCCGCCCGGAGCCTGGGCGACCGCGACGCGGAGCTCGACATGGCGCGCCGCAACGTCGCGCGGCTGCGCGACCTCGAGGTCGACGCGCTGGTCGGCGACGTCACCTCGTGCACCGGCCAGGTCCAGCGCTACGGCGACCTGCTCCACGCCGAGCCGCCGCTGGCCGCCGCCGCCGCCGCGGTGGCGTCGCGCACCTGGCGGGTCGCGGAGTTCCTCGACCGTGCCGGCCTCGCCGCCCCGATGGGCCCGCTGCGCTGGCGGGTGGCCTACGACGAGCCGTGCTCACTGCCGCTCGGCGGCGACGCCCGCGATGCGCCCTACCGGCTGCTGGCGTCGATCCCCGCGCTGCAGCTCCGGCCGCTGGCCGAGGCCGCGATGTGCTGCGGCGGCGCCGGCGACTACTTCCACCGCGAGCCCGAGCGCAGCGCCGCCATCCTCGCCCGGAAGCTCAACAACGCCGCCGCCAGCGGCGCCGAGGTGCTGGTGACCGACAACATCTCCTGCCTCACCCAGCTCCGCGAGGGCGCCCGGCGGCACGCCCCCGGCCTGCGGGTGCTGCATCTCTTCGAGGTCCTGCAGGCGTCGATGGAGAGCGCGCGGCGGCGGGCCCCGCGCTGAGCGGGCACGTGCACGCCGCCGCCGAGGCCACGGCCCACCTGGGGATCCGGTCCACCACGGCTCCCCGAGCGGTCGCCGGTCTACGAGACCGGCCAGGATTCGGGCGGGATCGGAGGCCGCGAGCCCAGCCGGGCGGGGGCGGGCGGGTCGACCCGGACCACCCGGTCGACCCGGGTCTCCGGCTCGCGACGCATCGCCCGGATCAGCAGGAGGGCGACCACGAGGAGGGCGCCGAGCAGACCGGCGAGGAAGGTGCGCAGCTGGGTGAGCAGCGCCGCGAGCAGGTCGCCACCGGACCCGGTGCCCCACGTGTAGCCGAAGCTCGCGGTTCCGGCGAGGAGGCCGACGATCCCGATCCACCAGCTCGCCACCGCCACCCAGAACCCGGCGCGCGCCTCGGTGCCGAGCACGTCGACGAGGATGCCGCGCAGCCGCGGTCGCAGCATCCACAGCAGCGCCACCAGGGTGGCAACGGCGATCAGCGAGCCCGTGGCGAAGACGAGGACGGCTCTCACGGCATGCACCTCCGCACCGCTCAGGTCACCGGCACCGCGGTCGGGCGCCGGCGAGGGGTTCGCGGCGCCGCCCCGACGGCGCCGAGCATCTGATCGAGGGCGGGGGCGAGGCGGCGCAGGGTGGCGAACAGCGTGTCCACCCGGCCGGCGTCGGCCTGCAGCCGCGAGACCGTCTCCATGCCGCAGTAGAGGGCGACCATGGCGAGGGCGAGGTCGCGGGTGTCGACCAGGCCGCCGAGGGTCGAGGCGCCGAGCACCCGCTCGATCACCTCGGCGGCGAGGTCCACCCACGGATCCATGCGGCGGAGCAGCTGGTGCGCCCACTCGGTGGAGAAGGCGCCGCTGCTGAGCAGCTCCTGCACCGCCGCGATGTGGGGGGTGCCCATGTCCTCGGCGTAGAGCCGGCTGATCGCCTCCACCAGCTCGGGCAGGGTGGTGACCGGGTCGAGCGCGGCGCGGTAGCGCGCCATCCGCTCGGCGGTGCTGCGGTCGAGCGCCGCCAGCAGCAGCTCGGTGACGCCGCCGTAGTGATAGAAGATCAGCGCCGGGTTGAAGCCGCCGGTGCGGGCGATGGCCCGTGCCGAGCACCCCGCGTACCCCTCGGCGTGAAGGGTCTCGAGGGCGGCGTCGAGCATGCCCTCGCGGGTGCGCAGGCCGGCGCCGCTGCGCCGCCTCCGCTCCCCCGCCGGCAGGCCTGCGACGACCGTCTTTTGATCGAATGTTTTGTCCATCCGATCAAATTATCCCCCTCGCCGCCGCCGAGGTCAAGCCGCCGACCCCCCTTGACCGGGCGGTACCCTCACCCTAAAATGTCATATATCAGTACATCGTCGATATCACTAGCGGCGGGGTTCCGGCGGCATGAGGGCGACGTCGCCGGCCCATCCCCGCCGCGTCAGTGGAGGGAACGACGAGATGAGCAACGACGTCCAGCGTGAGCAGAGCTCCTCCGGTGCGCCGGCGAAGGACTTCCAGGAGACCGCCGAGCAGATGCGCGAGCGCAAGCAGCGCTGGGGCGATCACGAGCCCGGTGGCGCGACCATGACCCCGGGTGGCAACCCGGAGACGAAGAGCGAGGAGAACGAGGAGGGCGGGCGCACCCAGCGCTGACGCCCGGTGACCTCGGTCCCGACATCAATCTGGGAGCCATGGGCGGGGCCTTCGGGCCTCGCCCTTCTTCGTGCCCGGGCTCAGCCCAGGGCGTCCACCATCTCGGCGGCGGGCATCGCCATGCAGGTGAACGAGGGCACGTCCCGCACCGTGTGGGTCGACGCCTCGCTCTCCCGCATCTCGTGCACGAGGTCGAGGAAGTCGGACACCGAATCGCTCTCGAAGGCGACCACGAACTCCTGGTCGTCGAGGCCGAACGAGTAGGTGGTGTTGATCTTCACCGACGGGAAGCGGTGGCCCATGGCGATGTGCTCGTCCATCTGGCGCTGCCGCTCCTCCCTGGAGAGCCGGTACCAGGCGCGCGTCTTCACGAACGGATAGACGAAGAGGTAGCGCCGGGTCCCGGGGACGATGACCATGCGGTTGCTCCGCCCCTCCTGCCCCTCGTGCTCGTGGCGCTCCACGTACATGCTCCGCTTGGTCATCGCGAAGTAGTGGTACGGGCTGGTGAGGTACCCCGCCATCCGGGTGCGGTTGAGCCGTGCCGAGAAGCGGTGGTGCTGGTCGAGGTCGTCGCTGATCAGCCAGAGCATGAAGTCGGCGTCGCCGCGCGTCCCCACCAGGCTGTAGGTGCGAAGCAGCACCCCGGGGAGGGCCGCGGTCTCGGCGAGCAGCGCGGTCAGCTCGGCCCGGTCGGCGGCGCGGTCGGCCTCGTCGCGGCGGCGCCAGGCGGGGTCGAGGCGGTGGAAGGCGAAGCGGACGAACTGCCGGGTGATCGGGGTACGCCGGCTGGCGTCGCGGGTGGTGAGGGGCGCCTGATCGATGGCCATGCTGCCTCGCGTGGGGTCTATTTGAGATGCTCGCGGGAGACCGGGACGGTGTAGCCGCACCGCCGGCAGGCCCAGCCCCGGCCGCGGCGCGACACCAGCCTGCCGTCGTCGAGGGCGACGCTCGTGTCCGGCCCGAGAAGGGGGATCCAGGCGGCGGGATCGCCGGCGGACAGCCCTGTCCCGAACCCGGCGCGAGCCACCCGCTTGCAGCTGTCGCAGCGGTCCGGCGGTGGATTGACGAGCATTGCGGTGGCGTCCGGTCCTTCGATTATAGGGTGGGGCCGGAGACCGGCCGCCGGGTGCCGAGCGCCCGCCGGAGGGCGGCGGCGGCGAGGTCCGCAGCGTAGGCCTGGGCGAGGGCGCGGCGCACCTCGGCGCCGTGGTCGTCGCCGGCGGCGTCCATGATCCGCGCCATCCGCTCCGCCTCGTCGCCCTCGGCGAGGACCTCGGCCTCGGCCGCGGCGAGCTCCGCGGCGGCGGCGTCCCCGTCCGGCTCCGCCGCCAGCGCTGCGGCCAGGCCGCCCAGCGGAGGCGGCCGGTCGGCGCCGCCCCGGAGCGGCGGGGGCGCGGGGATGCCCGGCCAGAGGCGGACGAACACCCCGGCGGCGGGTGGCCCGAGACAGATCAGCAGCGCCGCACCGGCGGCGTCGAGGCGGGCGGCGATCGCCGACACCGCACCGCGGGTGGCCCGGTGGCGGAGCTCGGCACGCAGCCGGTCGAGGTCCCGCTCCTCCGCCGCCGCCGACGACAGCGGATGGCGGCGGGCGCCGCGGCCGTCCAGCTCCATGCCCATCCCCCCGCCGGGGCCGGCGAGCCAGACCCGGTCGGACCCGTCGATCCCGGCGGCGGCCGAGGCCAGCAGGCCGGCGGCCTCCTCGACCCCGGCTGCGCGGGCGAGCACCGCGCCGGCGAGACCCGCCCTCGCCACCGGGCCGGCGGCGGCGCAGGCGACGAGCAGGCCGCACCGGTTGACGCCGTGGTGCAGCCCCGCCGCGGTGGCGCAGCCGGCGGCGTCGTGGCGGGGCTCGCCCGCGTCGAGCGCGGGACTGGTCCACCACCCCGCCGGCGACCCGGCTCCGTCGCCGAACAGCGCCAGGCCGCCGGTGCGCAGCACCACCACGTGGGCCGGACCGGCGGCCTCGGCGACGTGGCCGGCGAGCACCGGACCGCCGCCGGCGCCGAGGAGGATGGCGTCTCCCGGGTCAGCCATCGGTCATGACGGCTCGCCGGCCTCCACGCCTCCGTAGCCGCCGCGATAGAAGAGCAGCGGACGGACGGTTCGGGCGATGTCGAGCTCGCGCACCCGCCCGATGACGAGGTGGTGGTCGCCGGCCTCGAGCACCTGCTCGGTGTCGCAGTCGATCCAGGCGACGGCGCCGTCGATCACCGGCGAGCCGCTGGCCGCCGGGCGCCACGCCAGCCCGCTGAACTTGGCGGTCTCGCGGCTGGAGAACCGCCGGCACAGCGGGACCTGGTCGTGGGCGAGCAGGTTGACGCAGAAGGCCCCGGCCGCCTCGATGCGCGGCCAGCTGCGCGCCGACCGATCGACGGTGAACGAGACCAGCGGCGGCTCGAGCGAGACCGAGGTGAACGAGCCCACGGTCAGACCCGCGGGGAGGCCGTCGTGCAGCGCCGTGACCACTGCGACAGCGGTGGGCACGTGACCCATGACCTGGCGGAAGTGGCCGTGATCCGGGGCCCGCGAGCCCGCCGCGGCGGCGTCGCCGGCGGCGTGGTCGGCTCGCGGGATCACCCGATCACTCTAGCTCAGAAGGCGGCCAGCCCCGAGGGGGTGCCCAGCCCGCTGGGGCCGTCGTATCCGGCCCCCGCGGTGCACATCGGGTTGCCGAAGCAGAGCAGCCCGTTGCTTCCCGAGACCACGTCGTGGAGCGCCGTCGCGTGGCTGTACAGGTAGGCGCCCGGCGCGGCCTGGGCGGCGGGGTTGCCGGCGAGCGCGTAGAGGGCGGCGACGAAGGGGGCGCCCGCGCTGGTCCCGCCCGCCTGCACCCAGCCCGCCGCCTGGTAGCTGTCGTAGACGGCGACGCCGGTGCTCGGGTCGGCGACCATCGAGAGGTCGGCGGTGCTGCGCCGGCTGCAGGCGGTGGTCAGCTGCCACGGGGGCTTCGGCTCGTAGGCGCTGCAGCCGCTGCCGCTGCCGCTCCACGCGGTCTCCGACCAGCCCCGCGCGCTGGAGTCGCGGGTCAGGGTGGTGCCGCCGACGGCGATCACGAACGGCGAGACCGAGGGGAACACGGTGCCGAAGCCGGAGTCGCCCGACGCGGCGGTGACCGCGATCCCCGGGTGGTTGAAGTAGGCGTCCCAGCCGGTCTGCTGGGCCTGCTCGGGCACGCCCCAGCTGTTGCTGATGGCGACCACGCCGGGAACGCTCGCGGCGTAGTTGACCGCGGCACCGAGCACCGGGATGTCCTGGGTGGCGGCCTCGACGAGCAGGATGTGGCAGTCGGAGCACGCCGCCGAGACCATGTCGAGGTCGAGCGCGATCTCCTTCGACCAGCCCGGGTCAGGCGCCGGATAGTTGGCGCCGCCGGTGGCGTCCACCTTGCGGAAGCAGCCGTTCGCGGTGGTGCAGGCGGGCAGGCCCATGGCGGCGCGATAGACGGCGAGGTCGGCCTCGGCGTTGGGGTCGTCCATGGCGTTGATCACGGCGACGGTGCGGCCGGCGGCGCCGGTGCCGGTGATGCCATAGGCGCTGCGCAGGTCGGCCGCGGTGAGCCCCTTGGGGGCGGCGCCCGGGGTCTGGGTCGGCGGCGGAGCCGGTGCCGGGGCGGGGGTGCCGCCGAGCAGGCTTCCGAGCCCCAGGGGAAGGCTGCCCAGCAGGCCGCCGAGCAGGCCGCCGCCGGGGGGGGCGGCGAGGAAGCGGGCCATGCACCGCGCCTGGCCGTGGAGCGCCTGCTGGCAGGCGGGAATCCCCGCGATCGCCGGCAGCT
Proteins encoded:
- a CDS encoding S53 family peptidase, with the protein product MVFGVSGSLTASEAKLPAIAGIPACQQALHGQARCMARFLAAPPGGGLLGGLLGSLPLGLGSLLGGTPAPAPAPPPTQTPGAAPKGLTAADLRSAYGITGTGAAGRTVAVINAMDDPNAEADLAVYRAAMGLPACTTANGCFRKVDATGGANYPAPDPGWSKEIALDLDMVSAACSDCHILLVEAATQDIPVLGAAVNYAASVPGVVAISNSWGVPEQAQQTGWDAYFNHPGIAVTAASGDSGFGTVFPSVSPFVIAVGGTTLTRDSSARGWSETAWSGSGSGCSAYEPKPPWQLTTACSRRSTADLSMVADPSTGVAVYDSYQAAGWVQAGGTSAGAPFVAALYALAGNPAAQAAPGAYLYSHATALHDVVSGSNGLLCFGNPMCTAGAGYDGPSGLGTPSGLAAF